TGTACCAACACCGTGGGTGACAGAAAACAGCGCAACGACCGATAAAAATAATCCGTTAACTACTGCCATAAGTGCTGCCGTCTCACCGCACCCTTTTGCGGTAGGGCCTTTCTTTTCTGTCTTTACGTACACGTAGCAAGCCACATAAATACCAATAAGATATACGAAGCTGAAAGGATTCAAACCAAAGATACCCCTTGGAACATCATAAACTAAACAGAAGATTATTGGAAGGATAGAACCTGCCAATGCACCGTTTAATTTTGCCCACATGAGTAAGGTCATAACTGATAATATTTAAAAAATTTTGGAAATCGGAGAAATGTCTTTCTGTTTCCGAACTCTTCGGATGGACCGGTGCATTTCGGCAAAAACAATTTTAAACAGTTGATACCGAGAGATTAAACATGTCTTTACTTAGGGCTGCCAGATATCCGTTCACCGAGGAAGCTAAGGGATACGTTAAAAAGTTGATCGGTGAAGGATGGAGGCTCAACGATTACATCATCGAAAAAGCAAAGGAAAGGATCATCAACGCCTTCAACAACAAACTCCCATTCTTCGTGGAACGCGAGGACATAGAACAAGAAGAGATATTGAGTTATGCAGTTGCAAAGATGATCGTATCCTTGACAGACGACAGATACATAATTGCCAAATATTCGATAGGTGAAGCAAAACGTGCCAAGGAATACCTTGTCCGTGAGGACCAGGAAACTGTCAACAGGGTGGCAAAGGAGCTGGGTCTGGGATTCGTGCCCGACGGAGAAGGATATCTGTTACATTTCGTACAGTTCATACGTAATCAGCCGGGTAGTCCGGAATACCTGTTGATCAACCGTGACCTCAGGAACGGGTATGTGCGCATCACAGCAGAGGAGCGCATCCGCATTTTGGAGGAAGCGATCCGTCGTCATGTTGAGAGAAAGGTCAAGCTCACCGACCCGCCCGCATCACTGGTTCGTGCAGCCGAAGACGTTAAAGCATCGTTACCTAAACCGGTTCGTAACATAGAAAAAAGGGTTGGGGACATACCCCCCTGCATAGAATCGTTGATAAACGACCTCTATCAACACAAGAACCTGTCCCACATGGGTCGCGTGTTCCTGACGATGTACCTTCACAAGGCTGGGTGGTCCGATGAAGAGATAATAGAACTGTTCTCAAACTCTCCGGACTTCAACATAAAGATCACCGAGTACCAGGTAAAGTACATATCTTCACATGATTACAGTGTACCCAACTGTTCAACGGTTCAATCCTACGGACTCTGTGTAGCAGATTGCGGGATAAAGAACCCGCTTCAGTACAGAGCAGGTAAGAAGGACACAAAAAGGAAAGGTGATAGAGATGCGTCCAGACCTATTCGTTAAGAAGAAGTTTTCGGAATACTATCAGAGGGAACGTTCGATAGATGTTCCGAACATACACCAACGCGAGTTCGGTGTAGGTTCATGGGAGAAAAAGATAGAGATGCGTCACATGTCTTTCAACTCTCTGTATCAGCTCAAAGATTATCTGATTAACGATACACCGTTTTACATTTCGTATTCTGCCGCGTATTACAGATATCCGGACGCCAGACCGATGGAGAAGAAGGAATGGTTGGGTGCAGACCTCATCTTCGACCTCGATGCGGACAGGGAGGAATGCGGACGGTTCACCAGCAAAGAATGTTTGGAAGAGGTAAAGGAGAGAACGATCAAACTGATCGAGGATTTTCTCATAGCCGATTTCGGGTTTTCCAAGGATGAGATCAAGGTGAACTTTTCAGGGTCAAAAGGTTACCACGTACACATCACCGACGAAGTAGTCAGAAGTTTGTCAGCAAAGGAACGCAAACAGATCGTCGATTACATAACTGGGAAAGGGTTGAGTTATGACGCGTTGTTCAGTGAGGGCAAGAAGGTAGAGGGACCGAAACCTTCCGACGGCGGATACAGGGGCAGGTTTGCCAGACAGGTTATCGAACAACTCCGCAACGATAGGAAGTTCAGGACATGGTTACACCGCCGGTTATCCAACCCTTTGGACCTGGATTGGTTCATCAAAGGGATAGAAGAAGGCAACTGGTCCAGGTTGAAGATCGCACGACAACGCGAGAAGTTTGAGAAGGTCATACAGACGTTAGGTATAAGGTTGAGTGATCAGATCGATACACAGGTAACCATGGACACGGCGAGACTGATCAGGTTACCCAACTCGTTGCATGGGGGGAGTTCGCTGTTGGCAAAACGTATCTCTGTCAACGATTTAGACCGGTTCGACCCGATGAACGATGCGGTTGTGTTCGGTTCACGGACGGTCCGTGTAAAAATCGTGGAGGACGTGCCGGAACTCGTGATGAAGAACGAGACGTTCGGTCCGTTCAAACAAGGGAGGACGGTAGAACTGCCGGAATATGTTGCACTCTACCTGTTGTGCAAGAAGGCTGCGGAATGAGCAAGGTTTAAAACAGGAACGCACTATTAAAATTAGCATGAACGATCAGATCACCTACTCTTCACTGAGACGTTTGCAACAGACGGAACGCGAATCGATGGCGTTGTCAAAGTTACCGGATGACTTCTACAGACGGTTGGCGGAGCACCTCCGGAGGATGGATGAACAGATCAAGAATCAACCGAACATCATGCTCATCAAAGAGTACGAGAACACGCGTCACGTATGCGAGGACATAATAAAACAGAGAAAGAAGAAGATCATACTGCGTGCCATGCAGACCGATGAGATGTACACAGAAGGTATGACACCCGAAGAGATAACATTTTATAAAGAACTTGTCAGTATTATAAAACGGTTCGATGTGTTGAAAACTAAAGAAAAGGTTGAGGAAGAACTGGTCGAAACGGTAGTGAACGAAGACAGTGGTGAAGCC
The sequence above is a segment of the Candidatus Micrarchaeota archaeon genome. Coding sequences within it:
- the priS gene encoding DNA primase catalytic subunit PriS; translated protein: MRPDLFVKKKFSEYYQRERSIDVPNIHQREFGVGSWEKKIEMRHMSFNSLYQLKDYLINDTPFYISYSAAYYRYPDARPMEKKEWLGADLIFDLDADREECGRFTSKECLEEVKERTIKLIEDFLIADFGFSKDEIKVNFSGSKGYHVHITDEVVRSLSAKERKQIVDYITGKGLSYDALFSEGKKVEGPKPSDGGYRGRFARQVIEQLRNDRKFRTWLHRRLSNPLDLDWFIKGIEEGNWSRLKIARQREKFEKVIQTLGIRLSDQIDTQVTMDTARLIRLPNSLHGGSSLLAKRISVNDLDRFDPMNDAVVFGSRTVRVKIVEDVPELVMKNETFGPFKQGRTVELPEYVALYLLCKKAAE
- a CDS encoding DNA replication complex GINS family protein, whose translation is MNDQITYSSLRRLQQTERESMALSKLPDDFYRRLAEHLRRMDEQIKNQPNIMLIKEYENTRHVCEDIIKQRKKKIILRAMQTDEMYTEGMTPEEITFYKELVSIIKRFDVLKTKEKVEEELVETVVNEDSGEATTFINVEIVKDVPPYKGADGRMYGPFKQGTNVHLPEKEARFLVRAGYGREV